The Bacillus oleivorans genome has a window encoding:
- a CDS encoding nucleotidyltransferase domain-containing protein, translated as MFVVLIGSVARNDFNTGSDIDICRIKYKKNISRKDKWPSGPINYIDYDDHVFNELFNSGSLFIYHILYEGILLAGDKKMWEKYKSCFKLKQDFTEEIKNIVENINIINNIKIFGNKYLSLYSNLYTLVKNFSIFHLANKRIYVFNKENAMNCIFEKSYNQLLIDAYNYFERGIVNNRWNYDCSETAIEIITYYQSKVRELYL; from the coding sequence ATGTTTGTTGTTCTAATAGGTTCAGTTGCAAGGAATGACTTTAACACTGGAAGTGATATTGATATCTGTAGAATAAAATATAAAAAAAATATATCTAGAAAAGATAAATGGCCCAGTGGTCCTATTAACTATATTGACTATGATGATCATGTTTTTAACGAATTATTCAACTCTGGTAGCCTTTTTATTTATCATATATTATATGAGGGGATACTCTTAGCGGGAGATAAAAAGATGTGGGAGAAATATAAATCTTGCTTTAAATTAAAGCAAGATTTCACAGAAGAAATTAAAAATATTGTAGAAAACATAAATATCATTAATAATATTAAAATATTTGGAAACAAGTACTTATCTCTTTATTCAAATTTATATACGTTGGTTAAAAATTTCTCGATATTCCATTTAGCTAATAAAAGAATATATGTCTTTAATAAAGAAAATGCGATGAATTGTATTTTTGAGAAATCATACAACCAATTACTTATAGATGCTTATAATTATTTTGAGAGAGGTATTGTAAATAATAGATGGAATTACGATTGTAGTGAAACTGCAATTGAAATAATAACTTACTATCAAAGTAAAGTAAGGGAGTTATATTTATGA
- a CDS encoding competence protein ComK has product MVYREELFPNHIKSIKPSTFKSKSTQSIITFKNSQKLLLNESTYVLEKQLQRTSY; this is encoded by the coding sequence ATCGTATACAGAGAAGAACTTTTTCCCAACCATATCAAATCTATTAAGCCTTCAACCTTTAAAAGCAAATCCACTCAATCCATTATCACATTCAAAAACAGCCAGAAACTACTTTTAAATGAATCTACTTACGTCCTAGAAAAACAATTGCAAAGAACTTCGTATTGA
- a CDS encoding S8 family peptidase produces the protein MKKFFGVLFSIVLLISCFSIGAAAKVSADESEGKELRVLIQLKNANEKAKLQAMYGVRWDFKEKGFTTNVSEAEFEALKKNKNVEVSLVNKVYLDTVSTAATRTATPSDQTPWGMEAIYGDANLQVTSGGDNIRVAVLDTGTYTDHVDLVENVEQCKDFSLFFFSMRNGSCNDINGHGTHVAGTVLANGGADGQGIYGVAPEAKLWSYKVLGDLGFGFSDDIANAIKHAADEGNRLGVNVVISMSLGSSSKDSLIADAVTYATNQGALVVAAAGNSGPDPGTIGYPGGLADAVAVAALENVQENGNYRVSDFSSRGISGGAGDYVITEGDVELSAPGSAIESTWNDGGYNTISGTSMATPHISGLAAKIWAEYPSLSNTQLRAELQNRARANDINGGQYAATGDDIASGFGFPLVQ, from the coding sequence TTGAAGAAGTTTTTCGGTGTGCTATTTTCGATCGTTCTTTTGATTTCTTGCTTTTCTATAGGGGCTGCTGCAAAGGTTTCGGCAGATGAAAGTGAAGGAAAAGAATTACGTGTTCTCATTCAACTTAAGAATGCAAATGAAAAAGCGAAACTTCAAGCTATGTACGGAGTTCGTTGGGATTTTAAAGAAAAAGGGTTTACCACCAATGTGAGTGAAGCTGAATTTGAAGCTTTAAAGAAGAATAAAAATGTTGAGGTTTCTTTAGTCAATAAAGTTTATTTAGATACAGTAAGTACAGCAGCTACCCGGACTGCCACACCATCTGATCAGACTCCATGGGGAATGGAAGCGATCTATGGTGATGCTAACCTTCAAGTGACAAGCGGAGGAGATAATATTCGTGTTGCTGTATTAGATACAGGTACCTATACGGACCATGTTGATTTAGTGGAAAATGTCGAACAATGTAAGGATTTTAGTTTGTTCTTTTTTTCAATGAGAAATGGTAGCTGTAATGATATCAATGGGCATGGAACACATGTGGCAGGAACGGTTTTAGCGAATGGCGGGGCTGACGGTCAAGGGATCTATGGTGTGGCTCCTGAAGCAAAACTTTGGTCATATAAAGTACTAGGTGACTTAGGGTTTGGTTTTTCAGATGATATTGCGAATGCCATTAAGCATGCTGCTGATGAAGGAAATCGTTTAGGGGTGAATGTCGTAATCTCCATGTCACTAGGATCAAGCTCGAAAGATAGCCTGATTGCTGATGCCGTAACGTATGCAACAAACCAAGGCGCCTTAGTGGTGGCGGCTGCTGGAAATAGTGGACCAGATCCAGGTACGATTGGATACCCGGGTGGTCTAGCCGATGCGGTGGCAGTAGCTGCACTCGAAAATGTACAGGAGAACGGAAATTACCGTGTCTCGGACTTTTCTTCAAGAGGAATTTCGGGTGGAGCTGGGGACTATGTCATCACGGAAGGAGATGTGGAACTCTCAGCGCCAGGAAGTGCAATTGAATCGACTTGGAACGATGGAGGCTACAATACCATTAGCGGTACCTCCATGGCAACGCCACATATCTCCGGTCTAGCTGCAAAAATCTGGGCTGAATATCCAAGCCTGTCCAACACGCAACTTCGCGCCGAACTTCAAAATCGGGCGAGAGCGAATGACATAAACGGCGGCCAATATGCAGCAACCGGGGACGATATTGCTTCGGGGTTTGGGTTTCCGTTGGTGCAGTAG
- the dacB gene encoding D-alanyl-D-alanine carboxypeptidase/D-alanyl-D-alanine endopeptidase, with amino-acid sequence MKGWKVKWGAVLLTFIMLVSLGSPVTAQGESQPATTEEEKLRQLLDAYVAELQNHPHSEGMSVGYEVYSLEDDQVLASYQSDKTFVPASTFKSLVTAVAATKWPADMTIPTEVYTTGNVSSAGVLNGDIILKGYGDPTLTVEKLRTLAAALGEQGIHKVNGSILVDESYFDDQHLGENWMWDDENYYYNMELSALSVNENIISVNVRPGKEVGESAVVTIQPAPDYFTVVNTAKTVEGNRASLTIDRTLGKNEIAISGTIGKNYAASGYTATRTVHDPALFAGTVMRDLLVEQGITFNNNSSIRKGTLVDGARLAGTVESPELDAILTTLMKDSNNLYAEMLTKLLGAKEAGEGSIEAGAKVIRDVLVNDLGLKADYIQKDGSGLTRLNHISPQAYIQLLNGMYDSPARDRFISYLPIAGVDGTLRNRMKGTAAEGNVKAKTGSMSGVNSLAGYVTTKDGQTFVFSIMCNGIYKSAFATTLQNQIAIALAQYPELPNPPVTTPESGSYPLAAEFDPIFDDAAFKGLIKGAMIYSTKNKEVLYASQPQSLLTPGASVKLLTAASALDHLGQNYRFKTELYTTGNITDGVLNGDVIVKGYGDPTLGSSTKQQFLNGPTLEGMAQDLKKLGIHLVKGNIIVDHSFFTNDVYPPGWTWDNESNPVQAQITALAVDRGTVRVHFEPGKIGKNVKVTVEPNVEGIEMINTAVTGEAEAENTLKIERVRSENTIKVSGVLPAGTEISYKDVTLEAPHVHAGYVLKQQLQAAGVNVHPLSKVVADAKPADANLVKTYESAALSEIVKFMNHHNDNFTAEMITRTLGTLNGGKGTFTGGINTVHSMMKKVIATEFDMMDGSGWTTYTQISAEQFASLLAAQTEKPTFQVFYDSLPAIDGTRLVGIQEHREDMRSISGYIQTQNGDLLAYSLLLNGYSPTPSKQFIENFVEKLAVQ; translated from the coding sequence ATGAAAGGGTGGAAGGTAAAGTGGGGTGCGGTGTTACTGACGTTCATTATGTTGGTTTCGTTAGGATCGCCCGTGACCGCACAGGGAGAATCTCAGCCAGCAACAACGGAGGAGGAGAAGCTTCGTCAACTGTTGGATGCTTATGTGGCAGAGCTGCAGAACCATCCGCATAGTGAAGGCATGTCCGTTGGGTATGAGGTGTATTCGCTTGAGGATGATCAGGTTCTTGCTTCTTATCAGTCGGACAAAACCTTTGTTCCTGCGTCTACTTTTAAGTCGCTTGTGACTGCCGTAGCCGCAACCAAGTGGCCGGCTGACATGACGATCCCAACAGAAGTCTATACGACGGGGAATGTGAGCAGTGCGGGGGTGCTCAATGGCGATATCATCTTGAAAGGGTATGGAGACCCGACACTGACGGTTGAAAAATTACGGACCTTGGCTGCTGCCCTCGGAGAACAGGGGATCCATAAAGTCAATGGCAGCATCCTTGTCGATGAAAGTTATTTTGATGACCAGCATCTGGGCGAAAACTGGATGTGGGATGATGAAAACTATTATTACAACATGGAATTGAGCGCCTTGTCCGTAAATGAAAACATCATCAGTGTAAATGTACGTCCCGGCAAGGAAGTGGGCGAATCGGCAGTCGTCACCATTCAGCCGGCACCGGACTATTTTACCGTTGTCAACACTGCCAAAACCGTTGAAGGAAACAGAGCATCGTTAACAATCGACAGAACTCTTGGAAAAAATGAGATCGCTATTAGCGGAACCATTGGTAAAAATTATGCTGCCAGCGGGTATACCGCGACGCGAACGGTTCATGACCCGGCTCTATTTGCCGGCACGGTAATGCGCGATTTACTGGTAGAACAAGGCATTACCTTTAACAATAACTCTTCAATTCGGAAAGGCACGTTGGTTGATGGTGCCCGTTTAGCCGGGACCGTGGAGTCGCCGGAGCTGGACGCGATTTTAACAACGCTGATGAAAGATAGTAATAACCTTTACGCAGAAATGCTTACCAAGTTGCTTGGTGCGAAGGAAGCGGGTGAAGGGTCAATTGAAGCGGGCGCTAAAGTAATACGGGATGTTCTCGTCAACGATTTGGGATTAAAGGCAGACTATATCCAAAAAGACGGATCGGGTCTTACCCGTTTGAACCACATCTCCCCACAAGCTTATATTCAGTTGCTGAATGGCATGTATGACAGCCCGGCACGAGATCGTTTTATTTCCTATTTGCCGATTGCCGGGGTAGATGGAACGTTGCGAAACCGGATGAAGGGTACAGCTGCGGAAGGCAACGTGAAGGCAAAAACGGGCAGCATGAGCGGTGTCAACTCGCTTGCCGGCTATGTCACCACGAAAGACGGTCAAACCTTTGTATTTTCGATCATGTGTAATGGCATTTATAAGAGTGCGTTTGCCACAACGTTACAGAACCAAATCGCGATTGCTTTGGCACAATATCCAGAGCTGCCCAACCCGCCAGTGACGACGCCTGAATCAGGCAGCTACCCATTGGCAGCGGAATTTGATCCGATTTTTGATGATGCGGCATTTAAAGGGTTGATTAAAGGGGCAATGATATATTCTACTAAAAACAAGGAAGTGCTGTACGCCAGCCAACCGCAATCGTTACTGACACCTGGTGCGAGTGTAAAACTATTAACTGCTGCCAGTGCGCTGGATCACCTTGGGCAAAACTATCGGTTCAAGACCGAACTGTATACGACCGGGAACATCACGGACGGGGTATTAAATGGTGATGTCATCGTTAAAGGCTACGGTGATCCAACACTTGGTTCCAGCACTAAACAGCAATTTTTAAATGGGCCGACTCTCGAAGGCATGGCGCAAGATCTCAAGAAGCTGGGTATTCACCTTGTAAAAGGCAACATCATCGTCGATCATTCATTCTTTACGAATGATGTCTACCCGCCGGGATGGACATGGGACAATGAAAGCAATCCGGTCCAAGCGCAAATAACCGCGTTAGCCGTGGATCGCGGTACCGTCCGCGTCCATTTTGAACCTGGAAAAATCGGCAAGAACGTGAAGGTAACGGTGGAGCCAAACGTTGAGGGAATCGAAATGATCAATACCGCTGTCACCGGTGAGGCCGAGGCGGAAAATACGCTGAAGATCGAAAGAGTCCGCAGTGAAAATACGATTAAAGTTTCGGGCGTGCTGCCTGCCGGAACGGAGATAAGCTATAAAGACGTCACCCTCGAAGCGCCGCATGTACATGCAGGCTACGTGCTGAAACAGCAGTTACAGGCAGCGGGCGTCAATGTCCACCCGCTCAGCAAAGTGGTGGCTGATGCGAAACCGGCGGATGCCAACTTAGTGAAAACCTATGAATCTGCCGCTCTATCGGAAATCGTCAAGTTCATGAACCACCATAATGACAACTTTACAGCCGAAATGATTACTCGCACGCTCGGCACCCTGAACGGCGGCAAGGGAACTTTTACAGGCGGTATCAATACGGTTCATAGCATGATGAAAAAAGTGATTGCGACGGAATTTGACATGATGGACGGTTCCGGCTGGACCACTTACACACAAATTTCCGCTGAACAATTTGCCAGCTTGTTAGCAGCCCAAACCGAAAAACCAACATTCCAAGTGTTCTATGATTCGCTTCCAGCCATCGACGGGACACGCCTAGTCGGGATTCAAGAACACCGCGAAGACATGCGGAGCATCTCCGGATACATCCAAACCCAAAACGGCGACCTGCTAGCCTACTCACTACTCCTAAACGGCTACAGCCCAACACCAAGCAAACAATTCATCGAAAACTTTGTGGAGAAACTAGCGGTGCAATAA
- a CDS encoding endonuclease/exonuclease/phosphatase family protein, producing the protein MLRKLSNSVLLAAVVLMMVFSGVANVLAAEMSGQASETNLKVMTFNLRYENNSDPSPHTWAERVPTIKKLIRMEQPDIIGTQEVLYGQLQDLEETLPGYAWIGLGREGGNRGEYSAIFYNETRFTPLEYDHFWLSDTPEVIGSKTWGNNIPRMVTWAKFVDNQSNQQFYAVNTHFDHQSAEAREKSAELIVEKIKDFDPELPIILTGDFNTSPDSLPHQTLTSDGAFVDLWESAETRVNEELGTFNGFRDPTGGGPDRRIDWILAKGNVSAETIEINNYQKNGQFPSDHYPVIADITIGNE; encoded by the coding sequence ATGTTGAGAAAACTATCAAATTCTGTTTTATTGGCGGCCGTGGTACTGATGATGGTATTTTCAGGTGTTGCAAATGTTCTGGCTGCTGAAATGTCTGGACAAGCATCCGAAACAAACTTAAAGGTGATGACTTTTAATTTAAGGTACGAAAATAACTCTGACCCATCCCCGCATACATGGGCGGAAAGAGTCCCTACGATCAAAAAGCTGATTCGAATGGAACAGCCAGATATCATTGGAACCCAAGAGGTTTTATATGGACAACTCCAGGATTTAGAAGAAACTTTACCCGGCTACGCTTGGATTGGATTAGGCCGGGAGGGTGGAAATAGAGGCGAATATTCAGCGATTTTTTATAATGAAACTCGTTTTACTCCATTAGAATATGACCATTTTTGGCTTTCCGATACGCCAGAGGTCATTGGCTCTAAAACGTGGGGAAATAACATTCCAAGGATGGTAACATGGGCTAAATTTGTTGATAACCAAAGCAATCAACAATTCTATGCAGTAAATACTCATTTTGATCATCAATCTGCCGAAGCACGAGAAAAGAGTGCAGAATTAATTGTAGAAAAAATTAAAGACTTTGACCCTGAATTACCCATTATCTTAACAGGAGATTTTAATACCAGCCCGGACAGCCTTCCACACCAAACCTTAACAAGCGATGGTGCATTTGTTGATTTATGGGAATCAGCTGAAACGAGAGTGAATGAAGAGCTTGGAACTTTCAACGGTTTCCGTGATCCAACAGGCGGCGGACCAGACAGACGAATTGACTGGATTCTTGCAAAAGGAAATGTGTCAGCAGAAACTATTGAAATTAACAACTACCAAAAAAATGGACAGTTCCCAAGCGATCATTATCCTGTCATTGCCGACATCACAATAGGCAATGAATAA
- a CDS encoding CdaR family transcriptional regulator, with protein MIVPVNLAQEIVDRMKEIINQDINYIDPNCIIIASTDRKRIGDFHGGAQVVLKKKGMVAITDENQFIGTRKGINLPVYFDDNIVGIIGITGKEEEVSKYGKIIQSMTEILIKEAFIKEQSKIERESKKQFIEEVLFRINDEDKETIRIRSELLNVKLDIPRVTLVARVQQVKKRKMIDTAVNNYHIYNFINRYIDYDQQNLLVQSGLNYIMILNMNTTNDLIGLVKKIYENLKHEYNLSICFGIGSESRDDAGIRQSFEEAKKSLMVSLLYKKRFYVSIFDLDLELVVNDLSEKAKYNYLFKVFKYLDEEQLSSYIEVLSTYFRNNGSIMKTADELFLHKNTLQYKLNKIKTVTGYDPRNTRDLVVLYLAVLIYKSEGAYKTFML; from the coding sequence ATGATTGTTCCGGTGAATTTGGCACAAGAAATTGTAGACAGAATGAAAGAGATTATAAACCAAGATATTAACTATATTGATCCGAATTGCATCATTATCGCAAGTACCGATAGAAAAAGAATTGGTGATTTCCATGGTGGTGCGCAAGTGGTTCTAAAGAAAAAAGGTATGGTAGCGATTACCGATGAAAACCAATTTATCGGGACTCGCAAGGGGATAAATCTACCCGTTTATTTTGACGATAATATCGTAGGAATTATTGGAATTACCGGTAAGGAAGAGGAAGTCTCTAAATACGGAAAAATCATTCAAAGTATGACGGAAATACTTATAAAAGAAGCTTTTATCAAAGAGCAAAGTAAGATTGAAAGGGAGAGCAAAAAGCAATTTATAGAAGAAGTCTTATTTAGAATTAATGATGAAGACAAAGAAACTATCAGAATCCGTTCTGAACTTCTAAATGTCAAATTAGATATTCCAAGAGTAACTCTAGTTGCTAGAGTTCAACAAGTGAAAAAAAGAAAAATGATTGACACTGCAGTTAACAATTATCATATCTATAACTTTATTAATAGATACATAGATTATGATCAACAAAACTTACTTGTTCAGAGTGGATTAAATTACATCATGATATTAAATATGAATACAACTAATGACTTAATTGGACTTGTGAAAAAAATATACGAAAACCTCAAACATGAATACAATTTATCCATTTGCTTTGGGATAGGCAGTGAAAGTAGAGATGATGCAGGAATCCGTCAATCCTTTGAAGAAGCAAAGAAATCTTTAATGGTTTCTTTACTTTATAAAAAAAGATTTTATGTTTCAATTTTTGATTTAGATTTAGAGCTAGTTGTTAATGATCTTTCGGAAAAAGCAAAATATAATTACCTTTTTAAGGTCTTTAAATATTTGGATGAAGAACAGCTTTCTTCATATATTGAAGTCTTATCGACCTATTTTCGTAATAACGGATCGATTATGAAGACTGCTGATGAGCTGTTTCTTCACAAAAATACCTTGCAGTATAAGCTGAATAAAATTAAAACAGTAACAGGTTACGATCCAAGAAATACTAGGGATTTAGTTGTGTTGTATCTTGCGGTTCTTATCTATAAATCTGAAGGCGCGTATAAGACATTCATGTTATAA
- a CDS encoding glycerate kinase produces the protein MKIIIAADSFKGSCSTLEVAAAIEKGIRKIKEDVEIVKLPVADGGEGTVDALVLGTGGTYETVEVIGPLGKKVEARFGILEGNIAVIEMASASGLPLLKEDELDPLKATTYGTGQLIKAAMDKGCKKIFLGIGGSATNDGGVGMAQSLGVSFKDRDGAEIGYGGGELSRIADIDISKLDQRITRTEIIVMSDVTNPLCGEKGASYVYGPQKGATTEMIKQLDANLKHFAKVINEKLGKDVLQIPGSGAAGGLGAGLIAFCNVELHAGVEKILDLICIDGHLENADLVFTGEGRIDHQSVFGKVPVGVAKRAAKRNVPVIAIVGSIGDGAAEVYAHGLTAIQDIITKPMTLQEAMENAQILIEQAAETVMRVITIKSDTQFIGIHRKEHELA, from the coding sequence ATGAAAATTATAATTGCTGCTGACTCGTTTAAAGGAAGCTGCTCGACTCTTGAAGTAGCAGCTGCAATTGAAAAAGGTATTAGAAAGATTAAAGAAGATGTAGAGATTGTAAAATTACCGGTTGCTGATGGTGGCGAGGGAACCGTAGATGCTTTGGTTCTGGGCACAGGAGGTACCTATGAAACTGTGGAAGTCATTGGTCCGTTAGGTAAAAAGGTCGAGGCAAGGTTCGGAATTCTGGAAGGTAATATTGCAGTAATTGAAATGGCATCTGCTTCAGGATTACCTCTATTAAAAGAAGATGAACTGGATCCATTAAAAGCGACTACGTATGGTACAGGCCAACTCATTAAGGCAGCTATGGATAAGGGCTGCAAAAAAATTTTTTTAGGCATAGGTGGAAGCGCTACCAATGATGGCGGTGTTGGGATGGCCCAATCGTTAGGCGTCTCGTTTAAGGATCGAGACGGGGCAGAAATCGGCTATGGTGGCGGAGAACTGTCGCGGATAGCTGATATCGATATTAGTAAATTGGATCAAAGAATAACTCGGACAGAAATTATTGTAATGTCAGATGTAACCAACCCTTTGTGTGGAGAAAAAGGAGCCTCCTATGTATATGGCCCACAAAAGGGAGCAACTACTGAAATGATAAAACAATTGGACGCAAATTTAAAACATTTTGCAAAGGTAATAAATGAGAAGCTTGGAAAGGATGTTCTTCAAATTCCAGGTTCAGGTGCAGCTGGAGGGTTAGGTGCAGGTTTAATTGCATTTTGTAATGTTGAACTCCATGCAGGTGTTGAAAAAATCTTGGATTTAATCTGCATTGACGGCCATTTAGAAAATGCTGATTTAGTTTTTACAGGTGAAGGCAGGATTGATCACCAATCTGTATTTGGAAAGGTTCCAGTTGGTGTAGCAAAAAGGGCAGCAAAGAGAAATGTGCCGGTTATTGCGATTGTAGGAAGTATTGGAGATGGTGCAGCTGAAGTTTATGCTCATGGTTTAACTGCCATTCAAGATATTATAACAAAACCCATGACCTTACAAGAGGCAATGGAAAACGCTCAGATTCTAATTGAACAAGCGGCAGAAACCGTAATGAGAGTAATAACGATTAAGTCTGATACCCAATTCATTGGTATACATAGAAAGGAACACGAACTGGCATGA
- a CDS encoding D-2-hydroxyacid dehydrogenase, whose amino-acid sequence MKMVVLDGYTTNPGDLTWEGFEKYGQLTVYDRTTFNKDEEFKILKNIGDSEIVFTNKTPITKNILDHVSNLKYIGVLATGYNVVDIKAAMENGIVVTNIPNYGTQTVAQMTFALLLELCNRVGTHHEEVKRGAWSKSLDWCFWNYPLVELSGKTIGIIGYGRIGQAVGKIAQAFGMKVLAFNRSKNSLLENESVKYVKLDRLFQESDVISLHCPLTEETKEIINSNTISKMKETVMIINTARGPLIDEVALAVALNKGRIAGAALDVVAIEPINNDNPLLTARNSIVTPHISWASKEARKRLMDIALTNLESFLNKEPVNVIRF is encoded by the coding sequence ATGAAAATGGTAGTGCTTGATGGTTATACCACCAATCCTGGCGATCTAACCTGGGAAGGCTTTGAGAAGTATGGACAACTAACCGTTTATGACCGTACAACTTTTAACAAAGATGAAGAATTCAAGATTCTTAAAAATATCGGTGATTCAGAAATCGTTTTTACTAATAAGACTCCTATTACTAAAAATATACTTGATCATGTTTCTAATTTGAAATATATAGGAGTGTTGGCAACTGGCTACAATGTAGTAGATATAAAAGCTGCAATGGAAAATGGCATAGTAGTTACCAACATCCCTAATTATGGCACCCAGACAGTAGCACAAATGACTTTTGCATTACTACTAGAGCTTTGTAATCGGGTTGGTACTCATCATGAGGAAGTGAAAAGGGGTGCCTGGAGTAAATCATTAGACTGGTGTTTCTGGAATTATCCGCTTGTAGAATTATCAGGGAAAACGATTGGTATCATTGGATACGGGAGAATTGGTCAAGCTGTAGGAAAGATTGCACAAGCTTTTGGCATGAAAGTTTTAGCATTTAACCGATCCAAAAATAGTTTACTAGAAAATGAATCTGTTAAATACGTAAAACTAGATCGACTATTTCAGGAATCGGATGTTATTAGCCTTCACTGCCCATTAACAGAAGAAACAAAAGAGATTATAAATTCAAATACGATTTCAAAAATGAAAGAGACCGTGATGATTATAAATACCGCTAGAGGGCCATTAATTGACGAAGTTGCCTTAGCTGTTGCCTTAAATAAGGGTAGAATTGCTGGAGCAGCATTAGATGTAGTAGCAATAGAACCTATTAATAATGATAATCCATTACTGACAGCGAGGAACAGTATTGTAACACCACATATTTCATGGGCTTCAAAAGAAGCTAGAAAAAGGTTAATGGATATTGCTTTAACAAACCTCGAAAGCTTCTTAAATAAAGAACCGGTAAATGTTATTAGATTTTAA
- a CDS encoding aldehyde dehydrogenase family protein: MSTEHTIRELIERSRAAQKIAEGFSQRKVDELAAAIVYTFSRPELAREIAEECVAETDIGNVESKKAKLMNKMPAIFYQVKDVKTVGVIDRDPEMGITKIAKPIGVIAALVPSTNPEATPIFKGVLGLRARNAVIFAPHPASKKTSMKVVDIMREILEKNGAPKDLFICIDQPSKDLSQELMRQADLTMATGSGDMVKAAYSSGKPAYGVGAGNAVVVIDETADLAETAAKIRIGKTGDNASGCSAENSLVIHESVYDEMLELLQLQGGYLASPEEKARLQEVMWEDGHLSRDIVAKPVDRIANLAGINIPDNTAFLMVKETGVGKDYPFSGEKMSLVLTVYKYSEFDEAIDMVNRITSYSGFGHSCGIHSNNQEHIMQLALNTKTTKVIVRQPHGAANSGAWFNGLANTFSLGCGTWGGNIVSENVTQKHYMNTTWVAEPIDRQPASEEEIFGDLLATVNV; this comes from the coding sequence TTGAGTACTGAACATACAATTCGTGAATTAATAGAAAGATCAAGAGCTGCACAAAAAATCGCAGAAGGTTTTTCTCAAAGAAAAGTGGATGAACTCGCTGCCGCAATTGTGTATACCTTTTCAAGACCTGAACTTGCAAGAGAGATTGCCGAGGAATGTGTGGCCGAAACGGATATAGGAAATGTAGAGTCTAAAAAGGCAAAGTTAATGAATAAAATGCCGGCTATTTTTTACCAAGTTAAAGATGTAAAAACGGTAGGAGTGATTGACCGAGATCCTGAAATGGGCATTACCAAAATTGCCAAACCTATAGGTGTTATAGCTGCTCTCGTTCCAAGCACGAACCCAGAAGCAACGCCTATATTTAAAGGAGTCTTGGGTCTTCGAGCAAGAAATGCAGTTATTTTTGCACCGCATCCTGCAAGTAAAAAGACATCAATGAAAGTTGTAGATATCATGAGAGAAATTTTAGAGAAAAATGGTGCACCTAAGGATTTATTTATATGTATAGATCAGCCATCAAAGGATTTATCGCAAGAATTGATGAGGCAAGCTGATCTTACAATGGCAACCGGAAGTGGAGACATGGTGAAAGCAGCATACAGTTCTGGTAAACCTGCGTACGGTGTAGGTGCCGGAAATGCAGTAGTTGTAATTGACGAGACAGCAGATCTTGCCGAGACAGCCGCTAAGATACGAATTGGCAAAACCGGAGACAATGCTTCTGGATGCTCTGCAGAGAATTCACTCGTTATTCATGAAAGCGTTTACGATGAAATGCTTGAACTTCTTCAACTACAAGGGGGATACCTTGCTTCTCCAGAAGAAAAAGCAAGACTTCAAGAGGTAATGTGGGAAGATGGTCATTTATCTAGAGATATAGTAGCAAAACCTGTTGATAGAATTGCAAATCTTGCAGGAATCAATATACCGGACAATACTGCATTCTTAATGGTGAAAGAAACAGGAGTAGGGAAAGACTATCCGTTTTCGGGAGAGAAAATGTCTTTAGTTCTAACAGTCTATAAATATAGTGAATTTGATGAGGCTATCGATATGGTTAATCGCATAACTTCCTACTCTGGATTTGGTCATTCATGCGGAATCCATTCAAATAATCAAGAACATATTATGCAACTTGCCTTAAATACAAAAACAACAAAAGTAATAGTAAGACAGCCGCATGGTGCTGCTAATAGTGGTGCGTGGTTCAATGGTTTAGCTAATACCTTCTCATTAGGCTGTGGAACTTGGGGCGGTAACATCGTATCAGAAAATGTAACACAGAAGCATTACATGAATACAACCTGGGTAGCAGAACCGATTGATCGGCAACCAGCTTCCGAGGAAGAAATTTTCGGTGATTTACTAGCTACTGTGAACGTTTAA